The following coding sequences are from one Sander lucioperca isolate FBNREF2018 chromosome 2, SLUC_FBN_1.2, whole genome shotgun sequence window:
- the LOC116050619 gene encoding purpurin-like yields the protein MDFQIVALVMLFLACVEQSLASCVVDSFTVKEDFDPKRYAGKWYALQKKDPEGLFLQDNISAEYTIEDDGSMVASSKGRVTLFGFWVVCADMAAQYSVPDPGTPGKMFMNYQGLASYLSSGGDNYWIIDTDYDNYAITYACRTLKEDGSCDDGYSLVFARNPRGLPPAIQRVVRQKQEEICMAGEFQPVLQSGAC from the exons ATGGACTTCCAAATCGTTGCCCTGGTGATGTTGTTCCTGGCCTGTGTGGAGCAGAGCCTGGCCTCATGCGTTGTGGACAGCTTCACAGTAAAAGAAGACTTTGACCCCAAAAGA TATGCAGGAAAGTGGTACGCTCTGCAGAAGAAGGATCCCGAGGGTTTGTTCCTGCAGGACAACATCTCTGCTGAATACACTATTGAAGACGATGGTTCCATGGTTGCCTCTTCCAAGGGCAGAGTCACTCTCTTTGG GTTCTGGGTCGTGTGCGCCGACATGGCTGCTCAGTACTCTGTGCCCGATCCCGGCACTCCCGGCAAGATGTTCATGAACTACCAGGGACTGGCCAGCTACCTGTCCAGCGGCG GTGACAACTACTGGATCATTGACACAGACTATGACAACTACGCCATCACCTATGCCTGCCGCACCCTGAAAGAGGATGGAAGCTGCGATGACGGATACTCCCTGGTCTTCGCCCGCAACCCCCGCGGCCTCCCCCCTGCCATCCAGAGAGTCGTCCGCCAGAAACAGGAGGAAATCTGCATGGCCGGAGAGTTCCAGCCAGTGCTGCAGTCTG GAGCCTGCTAA